In Mycoplasmopsis fermentans PG18, one genomic interval encodes:
- the thrS gene encoding threonine--tRNA ligase, protein MKIQVDKLLNHTTSHLLGAAVEKLYPEVKLGFGPATEEGFYYDFEFKEPLSVNELSKIEKLMKKLASRNLVTIQIPEKDYDFKNKPYKKELYDELKAQGKKITFYALQDPLNKEIIFKDLCAGGHVESTKVIKNFKLLSIAGAYWRGNSDNIQLTRIYGTSWSKKEELDNYLAILADRKERDHRKLGKEMKIFAMHPLCGQGFPIWLEDGMYIHNEIKNLVLKMDRKYGFTEVLTPHFGSEDLYKTSGHLAHYKDDMFAPLVIENERLIPRPMTCPHHIVCYNLEKRSYRDLPIRYSEQSQLYRYEKSGALTGLERVRGMLLTEGHLFVREDQIEQEIKSMYQLIEETLKIFNIDISYISLSLRDKNDKEKYFNDNKMWNSAEKMLKKALDDMGVKYTTVVGEAAFYGPKIDIQIDTALGHEITVSTIQLDFLQPKNFDITYTDKNGKEARPVMIHRGLIGTYERFVAILLEQTKGNLPFWLAPKQITIIPVNLNENLDYSRNIFNRLWNCNFRVKIDDRDERLNKKIREAQMSKSKYQVILGANEEKDKTISYREYGKEDTKTVTVEEFINILTKLRNNYE, encoded by the coding sequence ATGAAAATACAAGTAGACAAGTTACTTAATCATACAACAAGTCACCTTTTAGGTGCCGCAGTTGAAAAACTTTATCCAGAAGTTAAATTAGGTTTTGGACCTGCAACCGAAGAAGGTTTTTACTATGATTTCGAATTTAAAGAACCTTTAAGTGTTAATGAATTAAGTAAGATTGAAAAGTTAATGAAAAAATTAGCAAGCAGGAATCTGGTAACTATTCAAATTCCTGAAAAAGATTATGACTTTAAAAACAAACCATATAAAAAAGAACTATATGATGAATTAAAAGCACAAGGCAAAAAGATTACTTTTTATGCTCTTCAAGATCCTCTTAATAAAGAAATAATATTTAAAGATTTATGTGCTGGTGGTCATGTTGAAAGTACAAAAGTTATTAAAAACTTTAAACTTTTAAGTATTGCTGGAGCTTACTGAAGAGGTAACAGTGACAATATCCAATTAACAAGAATTTATGGAACAAGTTGAAGCAAAAAAGAAGAATTGGATAACTATTTAGCAATATTAGCTGATAGAAAAGAAAGAGACCACAGAAAGCTTGGTAAAGAAATGAAAATTTTTGCTATGCATCCTTTATGCGGCCAAGGTTTTCCAATTTGACTTGAAGATGGAATGTACATTCATAATGAAATTAAAAACTTAGTATTAAAAATGGACCGTAAATATGGATTTACTGAAGTTTTAACTCCACACTTTGGTTCAGAAGACTTATACAAAACCAGTGGTCATTTAGCTCACTATAAAGATGATATGTTTGCACCATTAGTTATTGAAAACGAAAGATTGATTCCTCGTCCAATGACTTGTCCTCACCACATTGTGTGTTATAACTTAGAAAAAAGATCATATCGTGATTTACCAATTAGATATTCAGAACAAAGTCAACTTTATCGTTATGAAAAATCAGGTGCTTTAACAGGACTTGAACGTGTTAGAGGAATGCTTTTAACTGAAGGTCACTTATTTGTTAGAGAAGATCAAATTGAACAAGAAATTAAAAGTATGTATCAATTAATTGAAGAAACATTAAAAATTTTCAATATTGATATTAGCTATATTTCACTTTCACTTCGTGATAAAAATGACAAAGAAAAATACTTTAATGACAATAAAATGTGAAATAGCGCTGAAAAAATGCTTAAAAAAGCTCTTGATGATATGGGAGTTAAGTATACAACCGTTGTTGGTGAAGCTGCTTTTTATGGACCAAAAATTGATATTCAAATTGACACAGCACTAGGCCATGAAATTACTGTTTCAACCATACAATTAGACTTTTTACAACCTAAAAACTTTGATATTACTTATACAGATAAAAATGGTAAAGAAGCAAGACCGGTTATGATTCACCGTGGTTTAATCGGAACTTATGAAAGATTTGTTGCTATTTTACTTGAACAAACTAAAGGTAACTTACCATTCTGATTAGCGCCAAAACAAATTACAATTATCCCTGTTAATTTAAATGAAAATTTAGATTACTCTAGAAATATTTTCAATAGATTATGAAATTGTAATTTCAGAGTCAAGATTGATGATCGTGATGAAAGATTAAATAAAAAAATTCGTGAGGCTCAAATGTCAAAATCAAAATACCAAGTGATTTTGGGGGCTAATGAAGAAAAAGACAAAACAATTTCTTATCGTGAATATGGTAAAGAAGATACAAAAACTGTGACAGTTGAAGAATTTATCAACATTCTTACAAAATTAAGAAATAACTATGAATAG
- a CDS encoding cysteine hydrolase family protein: protein MKKIICVIDMLEGFCNEGALASPIVKKIIPNIEKVLKDNKKEDNLFICDSHNTFDLEMKQYPLHCLKDTKEAEIVKELKPYVKSVLEKNSTNAFHLFDKKLIEKYDQFVLTGCCTDICVLQFALSLKTYLNENRIDKKVIVLKDAVATFDAPGHNAQQFHNFTLNLMANAGIEIQ, encoded by the coding sequence ATGAAAAAAATAATCTGTGTTATTGACATGCTTGAAGGTTTTTGCAATGAAGGCGCTTTGGCAAGTCCAATAGTTAAAAAAATAATACCTAATATTGAAAAAGTATTAAAAGACAATAAAAAAGAAGACAATTTATTTATTTGCGATAGTCATAATACTTTTGATTTGGAGATGAAACAATATCCACTTCATTGCCTTAAAGACACAAAAGAGGCTGAAATTGTTAAGGAATTAAAACCTTATGTTAAAAGTGTTTTAGAAAAAAATTCAACTAATGCATTTCATCTTTTTGACAAAAAACTAATTGAAAAATATGATCAATTTGTTTTGACTGGTTGTTGCACAGATATTTGTGTTTTACAATTTGCTTTGAGTTTAAAAACATATTTAAATGAAAATAGAATTGATAAAAAAGTTATTGTTTTAAAAGATGCTGTTGCCACATTTGATGCTCCAGGACATAATGCTCAACAATTTCACAATTTCACCTTAAACTTAATGGCTAATGCAGGCATTGAAATTCAATAA
- a CDS encoding phosphoglycerate kinase, which yields MKKTIDDLVLKGKKVLMRVDFNVPLKDGVITSNKRIVAALPTIEKVIKEKGKLILFSHLGRVKSEEDKAKNNLLPVANELARLLKKPVLFVDSTRGAELEKAIAKMEPGEVILVQNTRYEDLNEKAESKNNPILGKYWAELGDVFINDAFGTAHRAHASNVGIASNIKESAIGYLMEKEVNALTKAIKNPKKPYVAIIGGAKVSDKIQVLENLIPLVDKMIIGGGMAYTFLKSQGYKIGKSLVEDEFIPFATEFLKKNKDKIILPVDHACAKEFADVEPVVYGLDIDDNYDGLDLGPKSIEKFVSALEGAKTVVWNGPMGVTEFENYKTGTLEVAKAVAALKGCYSIVGGGDSVAAVQKLKMESKFSHVSTGGGASLEFLQGIALPGVEAIQNK from the coding sequence ATGAAAAAAACTATTGACGATTTAGTATTAAAAGGCAAGAAAGTTTTAATGAGAGTTGACTTTAATGTGCCTCTTAAAGATGGTGTTATTACATCAAATAAGAGAATTGTAGCTGCTTTACCTACAATTGAAAAAGTTATCAAGGAAAAAGGAAAATTAATTTTATTTTCTCACTTAGGACGCGTTAAAAGTGAAGAAGATAAAGCTAAAAACAACTTATTACCTGTAGCTAATGAATTAGCCAGATTACTTAAAAAACCAGTACTTTTTGTTGACTCAACTAGAGGCGCTGAATTAGAAAAAGCAATTGCTAAAATGGAACCAGGCGAAGTGATTTTAGTTCAAAACACTCGTTATGAAGACTTAAACGAAAAAGCTGAAAGTAAAAACAATCCTATTTTAGGAAAATACTGAGCTGAATTAGGCGATGTATTTATTAATGATGCTTTTGGTACAGCTCACAGAGCACATGCTTCTAATGTTGGTATTGCATCAAACATTAAAGAAAGTGCTATTGGTTACTTAATGGAAAAAGAAGTTAATGCTTTAACTAAAGCTATCAAAAACCCTAAGAAACCTTATGTAGCTATTATTGGTGGAGCTAAAGTTAGTGATAAAATTCAAGTTTTAGAAAACTTAATTCCACTTGTAGACAAAATGATTATTGGTGGTGGAATGGCATATACATTCTTAAAAAGCCAAGGATACAAAATTGGTAAAAGCTTAGTAGAAGATGAATTTATTCCTTTTGCTACAGAATTCTTAAAGAAAAACAAAGATAAAATCATCTTACCGGTTGATCATGCATGTGCAAAAGAATTTGCCGATGTAGAACCAGTTGTTTATGGATTAGACATTGATGACAATTACGATGGACTTGACTTAGGACCTAAATCAATCGAAAAATTCGTATCTGCTTTAGAAGGCGCAAAAACAGTTGTTTGAAATGGACCTATGGGTGTTACAGAATTTGAAAACTACAAAACAGGTACTTTAGAAGTTGCTAAAGCTGTTGCTGCATTAAAAGGTTGCTACTCAATTGTTGGTGGTGGTGACTCAGTTGCTGCTGTTCAAAAACTTAAAATGGAAAGCAAATTCTCACATGTTTCAACAGGCGGTGGAGCAAGTCTTGAATTCTTACAAGGTATTGCACTTCCAGGTGTAGAAGCTATTCAAAATAAATAG
- the nagB gene encoding glucosamine-6-phosphate deaminase — translation MKVYIEKDALAVAQKALSLIKNQITKKADSRICFATGSTPLDLYKLLIEDYQKGKIDFSKMVTFNLDEYLGLDLKNEHSYHYFMDHNLFNHINVKRENINFPDVIKYEKEHQNGSYEQVIEKLGGIDFTILGIGENGHIAFNEPDSQEQDITRVVDLTESTINANKRFFASEKDVPRKAVTMGIGTILKSKKIMLLATGPKKAQAIYDTLLKPVNSNCPASFLQNHKDVTIIVDELSAKLIKNKI, via the coding sequence ATGAAAGTATATATTGAAAAAGATGCTTTAGCAGTAGCACAAAAAGCATTAAGTTTAATTAAGAATCAAATTACTAAAAAAGCAGATTCAAGAATTTGCTTTGCCACAGGTTCAACACCTTTAGATTTATATAAATTATTAATTGAAGATTATCAAAAAGGTAAAATTGATTTTAGTAAAATGGTTACTTTTAACTTGGATGAATACCTTGGATTAGATTTAAAAAATGAACATTCTTATCATTATTTTATGGATCATAATTTGTTTAATCACATTAATGTTAAAAGAGAAAATATCAATTTTCCTGATGTCATAAAATATGAAAAAGAACATCAAAATGGTAGCTATGAACAAGTAATTGAAAAACTTGGAGGTATTGATTTTACTATTTTAGGTATTGGCGAAAACGGTCATATTGCATTTAATGAACCAGATAGTCAAGAACAAGATATTACAAGAGTAGTTGATTTAACTGAAAGCACAATTAATGCAAACAAAAGATTTTTTGCTAGTGAAAAAGATGTTCCTCGTAAAGCAGTAACTATGGGAATAGGAACTATTTTAAAAAGTAAAAAAATTATGTTATTAGCAACCGGGCCTAAAAAAGCTCAAGCAATTTATGATACTTTACTTAAACCAGTAAATTCAAATTGTCCAGCCAGCTTTTTACAAAATCATAAAGATGTAACAATTATTGTTGATGAATTATCAGCGAAATTAATCAAAAATAAAATTTAA
- a CDS encoding MAG3450 family membrane protein: protein MNSKQKKKEVKTWRPLVNVLFTLLFCVVFPFVWWLFATVDYHNQKITNLAICISVIVIYSLLIIGLNILLHYFKVLNIRSYNFNIPILSVFLWIILTSYISKFNIYARVGVAIAVVVVITLIVNFTTGKIEDNMEKKAKQLEEEKLKKEIEDLNK, encoded by the coding sequence ATGAATAGTAAACAAAAGAAAAAAGAAGTTAAAACATGAAGACCATTAGTCAATGTATTATTTACATTGCTCTTTTGTGTTGTTTTTCCTTTTGTTTGATGATTATTTGCAACTGTTGATTATCATAATCAAAAAATTACAAATTTAGCAATTTGTATTTCGGTAATTGTTATCTATTCACTTTTAATAATAGGATTAAATATTTTGCTTCATTATTTTAAAGTTTTAAATATTAGAAGTTATAACTTTAATATTCCAATTCTTTCAGTTTTCTTGTGAATTATTTTAACTTCATACATATCTAAATTTAATATTTATGCTCGTGTTGGAGTAGCTATTGCAGTAGTAGTTGTAATTACTTTAATAGTTAACTTTACAACAGGTAAAATTGAAGATAATATGGAGAAAAAAGCTAAACAATTAGAAGAAGAAAAACTTAAAAAAGAAATTGAGGATTTGAACAAATAA
- a CDS encoding PTS transporter subunit EIIB: MSKKDKFLVVLLTIVTLGFCWLYWHLKNKKEQKIKKEGVNIKLPSNIKVVELVDNLGGKENIEEVNASISNIKVLIKDKTLIKMDKLQDTKFITGIMISTNKISLVIGDYARKLALEMNEYLEK, from the coding sequence ATGAGTAAAAAAGATAAATTTTTAGTTGTTCTTTTAACCATTGTAACTTTAGGTTTTTGTTGATTATATTGACACCTAAAAAATAAAAAAGAACAAAAGATTAAAAAAGAAGGAGTTAATATTAAACTACCTTCAAATATCAAAGTTGTTGAATTAGTAGACAACCTTGGTGGCAAAGAAAACATAGAAGAAGTAAATGCAAGCATTTCAAATATTAAAGTTTTAATCAAAGATAAAACATTAATAAAAATGGATAAATTGCAAGATACAAAATTCATTACAGGAATTATGATTAGCACTAATAAAATTTCATTAGTTATTGGTGATTATGCACGTAAGTTAGCTCTTGAAATGAATGAATATTTAGAAAAGTAA
- a CDS encoding MAG2810 family protein, whose amino-acid sequence MSVSNKLISKEAFIRSKRPTINKLTTQLINNYYADKKKSKRINWAKGGLWSGVGIFLLGLLLLITTIALFALYFRKKETFFENNSEWFFGMLFGISLTLTIPGLIVLLIGQKAKKYVLKDVITKFDKYKLIKKLFNFFTLGYKENIVDENNKIHKNYDLINFYKNTHNFKNFEFGFAPIHKKYEQYEALTDNQYLKMQNVYYEGNIWHDLASINHKLKKQLIKAKSRTYGQLIEQKLSVKRFGIAVKLRELNPEVNVSFFDKDNFYTPSDYTSVELPKAYEKLLLKSNNHAVLKAWLDQKNNLEFLNEIFNELTISQISVPNTKANKKYLLNNLSFLIRNTEAFIWFDIPFELIDLIFEAKTINKEDIIETLTNKLMDDFYLIYLALQLLVPFGLEISVKEEIVNKPLESDLTFEGEKEQNKDNNQENNQTQSKNSK is encoded by the coding sequence ATGTCAGTATCAAATAAGTTAATTTCAAAAGAAGCTTTTATTCGTTCTAAACGTCCAACAATAAACAAATTAACTACTCAATTAATTAATAATTATTATGCTGATAAAAAGAAAAGCAAAAGGATTAATTGAGCTAAAGGCGGTTTATGAAGTGGCGTTGGAATATTTTTATTAGGTCTTTTATTATTAATAACAACCATTGCCCTTTTTGCTCTTTACTTTCGCAAAAAAGAAACATTTTTCGAAAACAATAGTGAATGATTCTTTGGCATGCTATTTGGTATTTCATTAACTTTAACTATCCCTGGCTTAATTGTTCTTTTAATAGGACAAAAAGCTAAAAAATATGTGCTGAAAGATGTTATTACCAAATTTGATAAATATAAATTAATCAAAAAATTATTTAACTTCTTTACTCTTGGTTACAAAGAAAATATCGTTGATGAAAATAACAAAATTCACAAAAATTATGACTTAATCAATTTTTATAAAAACACACATAATTTCAAAAATTTTGAATTTGGTTTTGCTCCAATCCATAAAAAATATGAACAATATGAAGCTTTAACTGATAACCAATATTTAAAGATGCAAAATGTTTACTACGAAGGCAACATTTGACATGATTTAGCCTCAATTAATCATAAACTTAAGAAACAATTAATTAAAGCTAAAAGCAGAACATATGGACAATTAATCGAACAAAAACTAAGTGTTAAACGCTTCGGAATTGCCGTTAAACTTAGAGAACTAAATCCCGAAGTAAATGTGTCATTCTTTGATAAAGATAACTTCTATACACCAAGTGATTACACAAGCGTTGAATTACCAAAAGCTTACGAAAAACTTTTACTTAAATCAAATAATCATGCTGTTTTAAAAGCTTGATTAGATCAAAAAAATAATTTAGAATTCTTAAATGAAATTTTCAATGAATTGACTATTAGCCAAATTAGTGTTCCTAACACTAAAGCGAATAAAAAATATTTATTAAATAATTTATCATTCTTAATTAGAAATACAGAAGCATTTATTTGATTTGACATTCCTTTTGAATTAATTGATTTAATCTTTGAAGCCAAAACCATTAATAAAGAAGATATTATTGAAACCTTAACAAATAAATTAATGGATGACTTTTATTTAATATACTTAGCTTTACAATTATTAGTTCCTTTTGGACTTGAAATATCAGTCAAAGAAGAAATTGTCAACAAGCCTTTAGAAAGTGATTTAACTTTTGAAGGTGAAAAAGAACAAAATAAAGATAATAATCAGGAAAATAATCAAACACAATCAAAAAATAGTAAATAG
- the tpiA gene encoding triose-phosphate isomerase: MRKYVVIGNWKMNKNFTETMDFILSFKDEYKKLKKNKEAYAISQLNEFAVAIPHANLSAYQINKVNELKLCAQDVSQNCNGAFTGDVSASMLQDLNVNYVILGHSERRQYHHETNELVNLKAKQALEYNLTPVICVGETLEQYEKGQTKAIVKKQIEESLKDLDYSKIIVAYEPIWAIGTGKVATPEIAQDVCQYIHSITSKELVVQYGGSVNPKNISDLAAQKDINGFLVGGASLNVDSFIKLITLGK, encoded by the coding sequence ATAAGAAAATATGTTGTTATTGGTAACTGAAAAATGAACAAAAATTTTACAGAAACCATGGACTTTATTTTATCTTTTAAAGATGAATACAAAAAATTAAAGAAAAACAAAGAAGCATATGCAATTAGTCAACTAAATGAATTTGCTGTTGCAATACCTCATGCTAATTTATCAGCTTATCAAATTAACAAAGTTAATGAATTAAAACTATGTGCTCAAGATGTTAGTCAAAATTGCAATGGTGCTTTTACAGGTGATGTTAGCGCTTCAATGCTACAAGATCTTAATGTTAACTATGTAATTCTAGGTCACTCAGAAAGAAGACAATATCATCACGAAACAAATGAGTTAGTTAACTTAAAAGCTAAACAAGCTCTTGAATACAATTTGACACCAGTTATTTGTGTTGGTGAAACATTAGAACAATATGAAAAAGGTCAAACAAAAGCAATTGTTAAAAAACAAATTGAAGAAAGTTTAAAAGATTTAGATTATTCAAAAATTATAGTTGCTTATGAACCAATTTGAGCTATTGGAACAGGTAAAGTTGCAACTCCTGAAATTGCTCAAGATGTTTGCCAATACATTCACTCAATTACAAGTAAAGAATTAGTTGTTCAATATGGCGGTAGTGTAAATCCTAAAAATATTAGCGATTTAGCAGCACAAAAAGACATCAACGGATTCTTAGTTGGTGGTGCAAGTTTAAATGTTGATTCATTTATTAAACTTATTACTTTAGGCAAATAA
- a CDS encoding Smr/MutS family protein produces the protein MTKTIDLHKLNVEQATSKVILALSEAQEKKLTSLEIITGYGSGALRARTLELLESENLTYIEEGPMVIVYFFNNNEDENDDNFSDIEYQKKFQ, from the coding sequence ATGACTAAAACAATTGATTTACATAAATTAAATGTTGAACAAGCTACTTCAAAAGTTATTTTAGCTTTAAGTGAAGCCCAAGAGAAAAAACTTACTTCTTTAGAAATAATAACTGGTTATGGTAGTGGTGCTCTCAGAGCAAGAACTCTAGAATTACTAGAATCTGAAAATTTAACTTATATTGAAGAAGGACCAATGGTAATTGTTTATTTTTTTAATAATAATGAAGATGAAAACGATGATAATTTTTCAGATATAGAATATCAAAAGAAGTTCCAATAA
- the nagA gene encoding N-acetylglucosamine-6-phosphate deacetylase has protein sequence MLIKNVKIVNHNQIIECADIEFSKKITKITPTKNKAQYLLVPGFIDTHIHGFMNKDVMDSSAAVEDISLNLARNGITSFMPTAMTASWENIQIALKNIALAKCQGAKNIGIHIEGPFIGEAKKGAHKLEWLRRATREDILEMLNSSNHQLKKISYDPLMVEEKLVPFMVQNDIMPSIGHSAASYDQAMKYYDLGSTNTCHLWNAMSGIDSRKPGILEASLERHDVYSELIVDFHHICQESIVFTLNHKDINHLMCVSDAIRPAYGPDGKSISGGINIEKHGLTIYLEGTTTIAGSGICLHDSFKNLASLDLDYRDIVKLTSYNAAKAHNLKDRAQIKANKLADLVLMDLKTLDIKEVYIDGQKVK, from the coding sequence ATGCTAATAAAAAACGTTAAAATAGTTAATCACAACCAAATTATTGAGTGTGCTGACATTGAGTTTAGTAAAAAAATTACTAAAATAACTCCAACTAAAAATAAGGCTCAATATTTATTAGTTCCAGGCTTTATTGACACTCATATTCATGGTTTTATGAATAAGGATGTAATGGATAGTAGTGCAGCAGTTGAAGATATTAGTTTAAATTTAGCTAGAAATGGAATTACTAGTTTTATGCCTACAGCAATGACAGCAAGTTGAGAAAATATTCAGATTGCTTTAAAAAATATTGCTTTAGCAAAATGTCAAGGTGCTAAAAACATTGGTATTCATATTGAAGGTCCTTTTATTGGAGAGGCTAAAAAAGGAGCTCACAAATTAGAATGATTAAGAAGAGCAACTAGAGAAGATATTTTAGAAATGCTAAATAGTTCAAATCATCAATTGAAAAAAATTAGTTATGATCCTTTAATGGTTGAAGAAAAATTAGTTCCTTTTATGGTTCAAAATGACATTATGCCTTCAATTGGTCACTCAGCTGCAAGCTATGATCAAGCTATGAAATACTATGATTTGGGTTCAACTAATACTTGTCACTTATGAAATGCTATGAGTGGAATTGATTCAAGAAAACCGGGAATCTTAGAAGCTTCATTAGAAAGACATGATGTTTATAGTGAATTAATTGTTGATTTTCATCACATTTGTCAAGAAAGTATAGTTTTTACGCTTAATCATAAAGATATAAACCACTTAATGTGTGTTAGCGATGCAATTCGACCTGCTTATGGACCTGATGGTAAAAGCATTTCAGGTGGAATTAATATTGAAAAACATGGTTTAACAATTTATTTAGAGGGCACAACAACTATAGCTGGAAGTGGAATTTGCTTACATGATTCATTTAAAAATTTAGCTTCATTAGATTTAGATTATCGTGATATTGTTAAATTAACTTCATATAATGCAGCTAAAGCTCATAATTTAAAAGATCGAGCACAAATTAAAGCAAATAAATTAGCAGATTTAGTTTTAATGGATTTAAAAACTTTAGATATTAAAGAAGTTTATATTGATGGGCAAAAAGTCAAATAA
- a CDS encoding cysteine hydrolase family protein, with product MKKYYKSVKPEEIYICGIDTDCCVQATAVNLFEKRIRPIVLSNYCASNGGPESHEAALKTLSRAIGKENIIQL from the coding sequence ATAAAAAAATATTACAAAAGTGTTAAACCTGAAGAAATTTATATCTGTGGAATAGACACAGATTGTTGTGTTCAAGCAACAGCAGTAAACTTATTTGAAAAAAGGATTAGACCAATAGTTTTAAGCAATTATTGTGCTTCAAATGGCGGTCCTGAATCTCATGAAGCAGCTCTTAAAACATTATCAAGAGCAATAGGCAAAGAAAACATTATTCAACTATAA
- the trpS gene encoding tryptophan--tRNA ligase: MSKKRLLSGIKPTGDLTLGNYIGALRNFVKLQENYDEAYYFVADLHALTTGYVDPKELYQARREIVTMYLACGLDPKKSTIFYQSDVVEHTLAQWLMTTEISIGELSRMTQFKDKSQKMSKQANGTEKIPVGLLMYPVLMAADILIYNPDFVPIGEDQKQHLELARTIAERLNRDYKTNFKLAEGIIPPVGARIMSLTDPTKKMSKSDKGTKATIYLHDDPEVAYKKIMKSVTDSENKVYISEDKPGVLNLLNIYASLTNKTLKEAEKEFKDKDYAQFKSAVAIVVKDELTKIQANYAKATKMVDKVVAEGAQKAQAICQPIVEDLMKKMGYR, encoded by the coding sequence ATGAGCAAAAAAAGATTATTAAGTGGTATTAAACCAACAGGTGATTTAACCCTAGGAAATTACATTGGAGCTTTACGTAATTTTGTTAAATTACAAGAAAATTATGATGAAGCTTACTATTTTGTAGCTGATTTACATGCTTTAACAACAGGTTATGTTGATCCTAAAGAGTTATACCAAGCAAGAAGAGAAATAGTAACAATGTATTTAGCATGTGGCTTAGATCCTAAAAAAAGCACAATATTTTACCAAAGTGATGTTGTTGAACATACTTTGGCTCAATGACTTATGACTACTGAAATATCAATTGGTGAATTAAGCAGAATGACTCAATTTAAAGACAAAAGTCAAAAGATGTCAAAACAAGCTAATGGTACAGAAAAAATTCCAGTTGGCTTATTAATGTATCCAGTTTTAATGGCAGCAGATATTTTAATTTATAATCCTGACTTTGTTCCTATTGGTGAAGACCAAAAGCAACACTTAGAGTTAGCACGGACTATAGCAGAAAGATTGAACCGTGATTATAAAACGAACTTTAAGTTAGCAGAAGGAATTATTCCTCCAGTAGGCGCTAGAATTATGTCACTAACTGATCCAACTAAAAAAATGTCAAAAAGTGACAAAGGCACTAAAGCAACAATTTATCTTCATGATGATCCTGAAGTTGCTTACAAAAAAATTATGAAAAGCGTCACAGACAGTGAAAACAAAGTTTACATTTCGGAAGATAAACCTGGAGTATTAAACTTATTAAATATTTATGCTTCACTAACTAATAAAACTTTAAAAGAAGCAGAAAAAGAATTTAAAGACAAAGACTATGCTCAATTCAAGAGTGCTGTAGCAATAGTTGTCAAAGATGAATTAACTAAAATTCAAGCTAATTATGCAAAAGCAACCAAAATGGTTGATAAAGTTGTGGCCGAAGGCGCACAAAAAGCTCAAGCAATCTGTCAACCTATTGTTGAAGATTTGATGAAGAAAATGGGGTATAGATAA